The Setaria viridis chromosome 6, Setaria_viridis_v4.0, whole genome shotgun sequence genome contains a region encoding:
- the LOC117860685 gene encoding uncharacterized protein: MAAAEARAAWQRAANRCLVQEDRKRAPKLACYPSSAEQQHGTNNGSCRHSEDHPISNFMPLSWNPMNSNLPPDVRWWVQLQPSFGIQKDLASERQCCLSRKIDEKKVEDSAPKPKHEETLLCEAADTSTEKSGDIFEPPWMVSSAFMKYSPETGLEELKTVGRYSQASKCSETASNCLYNDNEFPDFECIDPAPLKNPEKANFDMDVPWKEGEKTQPWWQIADENELALLVAEKAMQHIENCDLPRPTQTVPVHRTESYTRKNIGDYGGPSSPAGRVSHPVPGQCDHVKCSYSTGSTDELDLFKGNGVWEEHGRNDPFSVSQDFSSSSTTGSESKQTLQNVSERDKILEALRHSQTRAREAELAAKKADNEKDDIIKLLFRQASHLFACNQWLKIMQLENIVLQLKHKEHSIASIIPELPWMSLKEKPAQGQEQKDWTRRKGRRQKKGGGFFDAILFAVGLGLAGAGFLLGWTLGWLLPQL, translated from the exons ATGGCTGCTGCCGAAGCGAGGGCTGCCTGGCAACGTGCTGCAAACCGTTGCCTGGTTCAGGAGGACAGAAAGAGAGCCCCAAAACTAGCCTGCTATCCATCCTCGGCTGAACAACAACACGGTACAAACAATGGGAGCTGTAGACATTCTGAAGATCATCCCATCTCCAATTTCATGCCTTTGAGCTGGAATCCCATGAATTCTAATCTGCCACCAGATGTTAGATGGTGGGTTCAGTTACAGCCAAGTTTTGGGATCCAGAAGGATCTTGCTAGTGAGCGGCAATGTTGTTTGAGCAGGAAAATTGATGAGAAGAAAGTGGAGGATTCAGCACCAAAGCCTAAACATGAGGAAACTTTACTTTGCGAAGCAGCTGACACTAGCACTGAGAAGAGTGGTGATATTTTTGAGCCTCCATGGATGGTTTCATCAGCCTTCATGAAGTATTCTCCTGAAACAGGCTTGGAAGAACTGAAGACTGTTGGTCGCTATTCTCAAGCGTCTAAGTGCAGCGAAACTGCCAGCAATTGTTTGTACAATGATAATGAATTCCCTGATTTTGAATGTATTGACCCAGCACCTTTGAAGAACCCAGAGAAGGCTAATTTTGATATGGATGTACCTTGGAAAGAAGGTGAAAAGACTCAACCATGGTGGCAAATCGCTGATGAGAATGAGCTCGCTTTACTGGTCGCTGAAAAAGCAATGCAGCACATTGAGAATTGTGATCTGCCAAGACCTACCCAGACAGTACCTGTTCACAGGACAGAATCATATACTCGCAAAAATATAGGTGATTATGGGGGGCCATCATCTCCTGCAGGAAGAGTGTCACATCCTGTTCCTGGACAATGTGACCATGTCAAGTGTAGCTATAGCACAGGAAGCACAGATGAGCTGGATTTGTTCAAGGGTAATGGAGTTTGGGAAGAGCACGGAAGGAATGATCCATTCAG TGTGTCGCAAGATTTTTCTAGCAGTAGCACTACCGGATCAGAAAGCAAACAAACACTACAGAATGTATCGGAGCGGGATAAGATCTTGGAGGCACTTCGCCACTCACAAACCCGTGCTAGGGAAGCTGAGTTGGCTGCCAAGAAAGCGGACAACGAGAAAGATGATATCATCAAGCTTTTGTTCCGACAGGCCTCACATCTCTTCGCATGCAATCAGTGGCTGAAGATAATGCAGCTGGAGAATATTGTCCTCCAGCTCAAGCACAAAGAGCATTCGATAGCGTCCATCATACCTGAGCTTCCATGGATGTCCCTGAAGGAGAAGCCTGCACAGGGTCAAGAGCAGAAAGATTGGACTAGGAGGAAAGGTAGAAGGCAGAAGAAGGGAGGCGGCTTCTTTGACGCGATCTTATTTGCGGTCGGGTTAGGTCTTGCTGGCGCCGGGTTTCTTCTTGGTTGGACCCTGGGTTGGCTGTTGCCACAGTTGTAG